The proteins below are encoded in one region of Pomacea canaliculata isolate SZHN2017 linkage group LG7, ASM307304v1, whole genome shotgun sequence:
- the LOC112569106 gene encoding very low-density lipoprotein receptor-like, whose protein sequence is MSIFWCWLVCVLVLLGQAGAKRTGSKTKRAVCGVGLFRCSNGQCIEEEWLCDTENDCGNNEDEVGCPTDCSGEHQVKCANGRCVPLEYRCDGDNDCGDTTDEQGCNTYKCSQHEIKCPNNVICFHTAFLCDGKRDCPDGWDEVRANCPSFTG, encoded by the exons ATGTCCATCTTCTGGTGCTGGTTAGTCTGTGTTCTGGTGCTGCTGGGTCAAGCTGGGGCCAAACGGACTGGAAGTAAGACGAAGAGAG CGGTCTGCGGCGTTGGTCTTTTTAGGTGCTCCAACGGTCAGTGCATTGAGGAGGAGTGGCTGTGCGACACGGAGAACGACTGCGGTAACAACGAGGATGAAGTGGGTTGCC CTACTGACTGCTCAGGAGAACATCAGGTGAAGTGTGCTAACGGCCGCTGTGTCCCCCTGGAATACAGGTGTGATGGTGACAACGACTGCGGCGACACAACCGATGAGCAGGGATGTA ACACGTATAAGTGCTCACAACATGAAATCAAATGCCCCAACAATGTCATCTGCTTTCACACTGCGTTTCTGTGTGATGGCAAGAGGGACTGCCCGGATGGGTGGGACGAGGTTCGTGCCAACTGCCCATCCTTTACAGGATAG
- the LOC112569107 gene encoding low-density lipoprotein receptor-related protein 8-like: protein MVIMRAPTVSASRRSGCVTLENDCGNNEDEVGCPTDCTGEHQVKCANGRCVPLEYRCDGDNDCGDTTDEQGCDTYQCSQNEIKCPNHVICFDTEFLCDGTKDCPDGWDEVRANCPTSTGSG from the exons ATGGTCATTATGCGTGCTCCAACGGTCAGTGCATCCAGGAGGAGTGGCTGTGTGACACTGGAGAACGACTGCGGTAACAACGAGGATGAAGTGGGTTGCC CTACTGACTGCACAGGAGAACATCAGGTGAAGTGTGCTAACGGCCGTTGTGTCCCCCTGGAATACAGGTGTGATGGTGACAACGACTGCGGCGACACAACCGATGAGCAAGGATGTG ACACGTATCAATGCTcacaaaatgaaatcaaatgCCCCAATCATGTCATCTGTTTCGACACTGAGTTTCTGTGTGATGGCACGAAGGACTGCCCGGATGGGTGGGACGAGGTTCGTGCCAACTGCCCAACCTCTACAGGGAGCGGGTAG